In the Desertifilum tharense IPPAS B-1220 genome, GCTCGACCAGATGCGATCGCCAAAACCATCGCCGGATATTATTGTCCCTCCCTCGCCGAACTTCCGCTTCAACCGCCACAAGAAACCTAACCGGCTTTGGTACAGTTTAAAACGCCCCCAATCACAGCCTAGGCATGACCGAGTTACAAGCATTAATCTTTGATGTAGATGGAACCCTCGCCGATACCGAACGGGATGGCCATCGCGTTGCTTTTAACAAAGCCTTTGCAGAACGAGGCTTTGACTGGGTTTGGTCAGAATTTGGCTATGGCGAACTGTTAGCCGTATCGGGAGGGAAAGAACGCATTTATCATTACCTCCAGCAATACCACCCCGACTTTCAACCCCCTGGAGGAAATTGGGAAGGCTTTCTGGCTGACTTACACGCCTTGAAAACCAAACATTACCAAGAACTCCTCACCCAAGCTGCCATTCCCCTGCGAATAGGGGTAAAACGCTTAATTCTGGAAGCCAGAGAACAGGGAATTCGGCTAGCCATCGCCACGACTAGCGCCTTACCCAATGTTCTCGCCTTACTAGAACGCACTCTCGATCCTAGCTGGTTTGAAATTATCGCCGCTGGGGATATTGTCCCCGCAAAAAAACCAGCCCCCGATATTTACCACTATGTTCTAGAGAAAATGCAACTCACCGCCAATGATTGTATCGTGATTGAAGACTCGCATCATGGCTTGCAAGCTGCACTGGGGGCGGGTTTGAGGACGGTTGTCACCCTTAACCATTATACGCAGAACCAAGACTTTACAGGCGCTCGCTTGGTGGTGAGTCATCTGGGAGAACCCAACCAACCTTGTAAATATGTGCGAAGCGATATGTCTTGTCGAATTCTAGCCAGGACTTTCACCCCACAGGGTCATATCAGTCTTGCTTCAATTCGCGATGCGCTAGCCAGCTTATAATCCTGGGGTGGTTTGAGCAAACAGGCTAGCAAAATCTTGGGTAATGATTGCCCCTGGTGCATCTTCGGGTTTAGAAATCACATCAAAGGCTTTATTGCGGGCGTTGGGTTCGAGTAAGGCTTGAACCACCACCTCAGCAACATCGGCGCGGGGAATAGAGGTGGGGATACCCTCTGGAGGATTCGCCAGTAGTTTATCATCCTTGCCAACCAATAGTTCTCGCTGACCGCCGGGTTTGTCTAATAAACCGCCCGCCCGGATAATCGTGTAATCTATGCCAGAATCGATTAAATATTGTTCGGCTTTGCGCTTCCAGATCAAAATCTTGCCATCGCCAAGGCTATTGAGGGGATGATTTTCGTTGGTTCCCCCCATAGAACCGACGAGGACAACATGACGAACCCCTGCGGCTTTGGCGGCCTCTAT is a window encoding:
- a CDS encoding HAD family hydrolase, producing MTELQALIFDVDGTLADTERDGHRVAFNKAFAERGFDWVWSEFGYGELLAVSGGKERIYHYLQQYHPDFQPPGGNWEGFLADLHALKTKHYQELLTQAAIPLRIGVKRLILEAREQGIRLAIATTSALPNVLALLERTLDPSWFEIIAAGDIVPAKKPAPDIYHYVLEKMQLTANDCIVIEDSHHGLQAALGAGLRTVVTLNHYTQNQDFTGARLVVSHLGEPNQPCKYVRSDMSCRILARTFTPQGHISLASIRDALASL
- a CDS encoding SDR family oxidoreductase translates to MTLQVLVTGATGRTGSLVVQKLQQRPEQFSVRGFARSGDKIEQVFGSTDGFYVGDIRDRTTLDAALSGCQALVILTSAVPQMKGMPQPGQRPEFTFAPGEMPEAIDYQGQINQIEAAKAAGVRHVVLVGSMGGTNENHPLNSLGDGKILIWKRKAEQYLIDSGIDYTIIRAGGLLDKPGGQRELLVGKDDKLLANPPEGIPTSIPRADVAEVVVQALLEPNARNKAFDVISKPEDAPGAIITQDFASLFAQTTPGL